Proteins from a single region of Bos indicus x Bos taurus breed Angus x Brahman F1 hybrid chromosome 29, Bos_hybrid_MaternalHap_v2.0, whole genome shotgun sequence:
- the LOC113886031 gene encoding putative olfactory receptor 8G3 pseudogene has translation MDPGNHSLVTEFILAGLTEQPHLQLLFFFLFLGIYVVTVVGNLGMITLIGLSSHLHTPMYYFLINLSFIDFCHSTVITPKMLVSFVTEKNIISYTECMTQLYFFIIFIIAEGYMLAVMAFDRYVAICNPLLYNVIMSYHICFRLTVGVYILGFIGSTIHTGFMLRVFFCKNKMVNHYFCDLFPLLELSCSSTYINKLLVLVLSAFNIVIPSLTILASYIFILSSILQIHSIEGRSKAFSTCSSHISAVAVFSGSATFTYLQPSSVSSMDQGKVSSVFYTCIVPMLNPLIYSLRNKDVKLALKKFWRLKNVYE, from the coding sequence ATGGACCCTGGAAATCACTCCTTAGTGACTGAGTTCATCCTTGCTGGTCTCACAGAACAGCCACACCTCCAGctgctctttttcttcctcttcctaggAATCTATGTGGTCACGGTGGTGGGGAACTTGGGCATGATCACACTGATTGGGCTCAGTTCTCACCTGCACACCCCAATGTATTACTTCCTCATCAACCTGTCCTTTATCGACTTCTGTCATTCCACTGTCATAACCCCCAAAATGCTGGTGAGTTTTGTGACAGAGAAGAATATTATCTCCTACACTGAATGCATGACTCAGCTctatttcttcatcatttttatcATTGCAGAGGGTTACATGTTGGCTGTAATGGCATTTGACCGCTATGTTGCCATCTGTAACCCCTTGCTTTATAATGTCATCATGTCTTACCACATCTGCTTCCGCCTCACAGTGGGAGTTTATATTTTGGGCTTCATCGGGTCTACAATCCATACAGGCTTTATGTTGAGAGTCTTTTTCTGCAAGAACAAGATGGTTAACCATTATTTCTGTGATCTTTTTCCACTCTTGGAGCTATCTTGTTCTAGCACCTACATCAACAAATTATTGGTTCTAGTCTTGAGTGCATTTAACATTGTGATACCTTCCTTAACCATCCTTGCTTCCTACATCTTCATTCTCTCCAGCATCCTCCAAATCCACTCCATTGAGGGCAGGTCCAAAGCCTTCAGCACATGTAGCTCTCACATTTCAGCTGTTGCTGTTTTTTCTGGATCTGCGACATTTACATACCTACAGCCATCATCTGTGAGCTCCATGGATCAAGGAAAAGTGTCCTCTGTGTTTTATACCTGCATTGTACCTATGCTGAATCCTCTGATTTACAGTCTGCGTAACAAGGATGTCAAACTTGCCctgaaaaaattctggagattGAAAAATGTGTATGAATAG